A stretch of Aureispira sp. CCB-E DNA encodes these proteins:
- a CDS encoding oxidoreductase: MTKKTALIIGASGLVGKRLVQQLLQDERYEKITALVRTPLEIKHEKLTQTRYDFNWPNADLAIGDELFCCLGTTIKKAGSQAAFRKVDYDYIVETAKIALANGAKKIAVVSSMGADKDSSIFYNRIKGETEAALQKLSYEACYILRPSLLMGARDELRMGELVGKLFMTAFAFAVPNKYKGIEGKQVAKAMIAIMNSNKVGFQIFESDALRTF, encoded by the coding sequence ATGACAAAAAAAACAGCTTTAATTATTGGCGCTTCTGGCTTGGTCGGAAAACGCTTGGTTCAACAATTATTACAAGACGAACGCTACGAAAAGATCACGGCATTGGTTCGAACACCATTGGAAATAAAGCATGAAAAGCTAACTCAAACTCGCTATGATTTTAACTGGCCTAATGCGGACTTGGCCATCGGAGATGAGTTATTTTGCTGCTTGGGAACGACAATCAAAAAAGCGGGCTCTCAAGCTGCTTTCAGAAAAGTAGATTATGATTATATCGTAGAAACTGCTAAAATTGCCCTAGCTAATGGCGCTAAAAAAATAGCAGTTGTTTCTTCTATGGGAGCAGATAAAGATTCTAGTATTTTTTACAATAGAATAAAAGGCGAAACAGAGGCAGCCCTTCAAAAATTAAGTTATGAAGCGTGTTATATCTTGCGACCATCTTTGTTAATGGGGGCTCGCGACGAGTTGAGAATGGGAGAATTGGTAGGTAAACTATTTATGACAGCATTTGCTTTTGCTGTACCAAACAAATACAAGGGTATTGAGGGCAAGCAAGTTGCCAAAGCTATGATCGCAATTATGAATTCTAATAAAGTAGGGTTTCAAATTTTTGAATCAGATGCGCTTCGCACTTTTTAG
- a CDS encoding aminopeptidase P family protein, translated as MTIKERLKALRVAMKSEGVDALIIPANDPHQSEYVAEHWKVRTYFSGFTGSAGLLVVLADYAALWTDSRYFLQAESELEGTGITLHKQKVQHAPEHVEWLCNTLPERATIGVEASLFSVQQIAYLKSHCSLKDIVIKDVERISSKVWENRPPLPDTIAYDYDVFYNGKPREEKLSQVRAEMKKRKVEHYFISGLDEIAWLLNIRAWDIDHTPVVLSYLLVSEEKATLFIRDYKVPEELKRKLKASGVSLKDYHAVGTALSVLPAKDTIFVDKNNFSWSFEPSLKADLIKGTSIIMPIMAIKNETEITHFRSVMVKDGIALTHFFNWLEKTVENRDLKETEVADKLIYFRSQQDLYKGESFPPIVGYQSNGAIVHYRAEEKTCATIKNEGMLLIDSGGQYLDGTTDITRTICFGTPTAQQKTHYTLVLKGNIALQTAHFPKGTTGVQLDVLARMNLWNAGLNYGHGTGHGVGFFLRVHEPPQGFAESTTTLRGSSPLKAGTVSSNEPGFYKTGAYGIRIENLMLCIPSPINKDFLAFDAITLFPIETELIDLSLMSKEEIAWLNQYHQRVYAALSPSLEGEEKAWLWNKCQAVGVE; from the coding sequence ATGACCATAAAAGAACGTTTGAAAGCACTGCGTGTTGCTATGAAATCAGAAGGTGTTGATGCCTTAATTATCCCTGCTAATGATCCTCATCAAAGCGAATATGTGGCAGAACATTGGAAAGTACGAACTTATTTTTCAGGATTTACAGGGTCAGCAGGACTGTTAGTTGTTTTGGCGGACTATGCTGCTTTATGGACCGATTCCAGATACTTTTTGCAAGCAGAATCAGAACTGGAAGGGACAGGAATTACCTTGCACAAACAAAAAGTACAGCATGCACCAGAACACGTTGAATGGCTGTGTAATACATTGCCTGAAAGGGCAACAATAGGGGTAGAAGCAAGTTTGTTTTCTGTACAACAAATTGCTTATTTAAAATCTCATTGTAGTCTTAAAGATATTGTCATTAAAGATGTCGAACGGATTAGTAGTAAAGTTTGGGAAAACCGTCCCCCTCTGCCTGACACAATTGCATACGATTATGATGTTTTCTACAATGGTAAGCCTAGAGAAGAAAAGTTGTCGCAAGTTCGTGCGGAGATGAAAAAAAGAAAAGTAGAGCATTATTTTATTAGTGGTTTGGATGAAATCGCTTGGTTGTTGAACATTCGAGCATGGGATATTGATCATACTCCTGTCGTACTCTCTTATTTGTTGGTGAGTGAAGAAAAGGCAACCTTGTTTATTAGAGATTATAAAGTGCCTGAAGAGTTAAAACGTAAATTAAAAGCATCAGGAGTATCCCTAAAGGATTACCATGCTGTAGGCACTGCTTTGAGTGTATTACCAGCAAAAGATACCATTTTTGTAGACAAAAATAACTTTAGCTGGTCTTTTGAGCCTTCTCTCAAAGCGGATTTGATAAAGGGGACTTCGATTATTATGCCGATAATGGCGATTAAGAATGAGACAGAAATAACTCATTTTAGATCGGTAATGGTTAAAGACGGAATTGCTTTAACTCATTTTTTCAACTGGTTAGAAAAAACAGTTGAAAATCGAGATTTAAAAGAAACAGAAGTAGCGGATAAGCTAATTTACTTCAGAAGCCAACAAGATTTATACAAAGGCGAGAGCTTTCCGCCAATTGTAGGGTATCAATCCAATGGAGCTATTGTGCATTATCGTGCCGAAGAAAAAACTTGCGCTACCATCAAAAATGAAGGGATGCTCTTGATTGATAGTGGTGGGCAATATTTGGATGGAACAACAGATATTACAAGAACCATCTGTTTTGGAACACCGACTGCGCAACAAAAAACACACTATACCTTAGTTTTGAAAGGTAATATTGCCTTGCAAACGGCTCATTTTCCTAAAGGTACAACTGGGGTTCAACTGGATGTACTGGCTAGAATGAATCTTTGGAATGCAGGTCTGAACTATGGACATGGAACGGGGCATGGAGTTGGTTTCTTTTTGAGAGTCCATGAGCCCCCTCAAGGGTTTGCAGAAAGTACGACAACCTTGAGAGGTTCCTCTCCTTTAAAAGCGGGAACTGTATCTTCTAATGAGCCAGGTTTTTACAAAACAGGTGCATATGGTATTCGAATTGAAAACTTAATGCTTTGTATACCTTCTCCAATTAATAAAGATTTCTTGGCATTTGATGCCATTACCTTGTTTCCAATCGAAACGGAATTGATTGATTTATCTTTGATGTCAAAAGAAGAAATTGCATGGTTGAATCAGTATCATCAACGTGTGTATGCAGCTTTGTCGCCTTCGTTGGAAGGAGAGGAGAAAGCTTGGTTGTGGAATAAATGCCAAGCTGTTGGTGTAGAGTAA
- a CDS encoding helix-turn-helix transcriptional regulator codes for MDNIKTYQHINAANAKLSFGISRMEAIYTQRKGKPDAPHRHNYYTALLIKQAQGKHFIDFESYPLSDLQVYFITPGQVHQLIEEQVSIGYSMVFSVEFLIQNNIPLSFIDDLNLFNNYNQNPPLDLNIQQFDKLAYYCNEMIACQDSTHKYKTAATGALLKLFLITCNQICTLPTDNPQQLEASNSILKKFKQLVESNYLTWHSTSDYARALNITPDHLNRTIKSLIGKTAKNYIQARITIAAKRLLYFSDLSSKEIAYQLGFSEPANFSAFFKKNTGLSPSQFKKS; via the coding sequence ATGGACAATATAAAAACCTATCAGCATATCAATGCCGCCAATGCCAAGCTAAGTTTTGGTATTTCTAGAATGGAAGCCATTTACACGCAAAGAAAAGGGAAACCAGATGCCCCACATCGACATAATTACTATACAGCCTTGCTCATAAAACAGGCACAAGGAAAGCATTTCATTGATTTTGAATCCTATCCACTCAGTGATTTACAAGTTTACTTCATCACGCCAGGGCAAGTACATCAACTCATAGAAGAACAAGTTTCTATAGGGTATTCGATGGTCTTTTCCGTAGAGTTTTTGATACAAAACAACATTCCTCTTTCTTTTATTGATGATCTTAATCTTTTTAATAATTATAACCAAAATCCACCTTTAGATTTAAATATACAGCAATTTGACAAATTAGCTTATTATTGCAACGAAATGATCGCTTGCCAAGACAGTACCCACAAATACAAAACAGCAGCAACAGGGGCTTTGTTGAAACTATTTTTAATTACCTGCAATCAAATTTGCACCTTGCCTACTGACAACCCTCAACAATTGGAAGCCAGTAATTCTATCTTAAAAAAATTCAAGCAGTTGGTCGAAAGTAATTATTTGACATGGCATTCTACTTCTGACTATGCCCGTGCTTTAAACATTACACCAGATCACCTCAATAGAACCATTAAATCCTTGATTGGAAAAACTGCTAAAAATTATATCCAAGCTAGGATAACCATTGCTGCCAAACGATTGTTGTACTTTTCTGATTTGAGTTCCAAAGAGATCGCTTACCAATTAGGGTTTTCTGAGCCTGCTAATTTTAGTGCTTTTTTCAAAAAAAACACGGGCTTATCTCCCTCTCAATTCAAAAAGTCGTGA
- a CDS encoding bestrophin family protein codes for MYAKRNYSFKMTANWSKKPFLYGLVYATAICAIPIVLKIKFSLPWQPVSVIGIAVAFYLGFKNNSSYDRTWEARKIWGAIVNHSRSFGAATMAFVQGDGRETIQKELLYRHIAWMTALRYQLRLSKEWEHTQERIKGLYNPTVCENYYQQLDTELLQYIQQDEVDYYKTKSNIATQILIRQSKRLQELKDLGYFNDFRHVEFHELITKLYDDQGKSERIKNFPFPRQYASTALWLTMVFCALLPFAMLDIFMEPAGWTIFFCPLISALLIWVYFLMEKIGDYSENPFEGTYNDVPITSIARGIEIDLREMLDDTNIPAPLQPQNGFLL; via the coding sequence ATGTACGCCAAACGAAATTATAGTTTTAAAATGACCGCCAATTGGTCCAAAAAACCTTTTTTATATGGATTAGTCTATGCGACCGCAATCTGTGCCATTCCCATTGTATTAAAAATTAAATTTTCTTTGCCTTGGCAACCTGTCAGTGTTATTGGTATTGCAGTGGCTTTTTATTTGGGGTTCAAAAATAACAGTTCTTATGATCGCACTTGGGAAGCTCGAAAAATATGGGGTGCTATTGTCAATCACAGTCGCTCTTTTGGCGCTGCTACAATGGCATTTGTTCAAGGAGATGGTCGCGAAACAATCCAAAAAGAACTACTTTATCGGCATATTGCTTGGATGACAGCACTTCGTTATCAACTTCGTTTAAGCAAGGAATGGGAGCATACACAAGAACGTATCAAAGGACTTTATAATCCTACTGTCTGCGAAAATTATTACCAACAATTAGACACAGAGTTGTTGCAATACATTCAACAAGACGAAGTGGATTATTACAAAACAAAATCCAATATTGCTACTCAAATATTGATACGACAATCCAAACGACTACAAGAACTAAAGGATTTAGGCTATTTTAATGATTTTAGACATGTGGAGTTTCATGAGTTGATTACAAAACTATACGATGATCAAGGAAAATCTGAGCGCATCAAAAACTTTCCCTTTCCTAGACAATATGCCTCTACGGCACTATGGCTAACCATGGTCTTTTGTGCCTTGTTGCCCTTTGCTATGTTGGATATTTTTATGGAACCAGCAGGTTGGACAATTTTCTTTTGTCCGCTAATTTCAGCTTTACTTATTTGGGTTTATTTTCTGATGGAAAAGATTGGCGATTATTCCGAAAACCCTTTTGAAGGAACGTACAACGATGTTCCGATTACTTCTATTGCTAGAGGAATTGAGATTGATTTGAGAGAGATGCTTGACGATACGAATATTCCTGCGCCACTACAACCCCAAAATGGCTTTTTGTTATAA
- a CDS encoding pirin family protein produces the protein MNRKNFIKGALLTSWATIFSPTSIKAESNKKSTYDRLLNQVGFNHLPNKQDKTMNTVLHKADSRGKADHGWLNSYHSFSFANYYNPNRMNFGVLRVLNDDRVAANRGFGKHPHDNMEIISIPLEGDLEHQDSIGTVSVIREGDVQVMSAGTGIFHSEMNKNKDKEVKFLQIWVFPKVKNVEPRYDQISIRAIEEKNKFYQVLSPNKDDQGVWIYQDAWFHMGKFEKGKKDSYSIKKEGNGVYIFVLEGNVKVDGQQLERRDGYGIWDIEKFNLEASSDAKVLVMEVPMNL, from the coding sequence ATGAATCGAAAAAACTTTATAAAAGGGGCTTTGTTAACCAGTTGGGCAACCATTTTTTCGCCTACTAGTATCAAAGCTGAATCAAACAAAAAATCCACTTATGATAGGTTACTGAATCAAGTTGGATTTAATCATTTACCCAATAAACAAGATAAAACGATGAACACAGTATTGCATAAAGCCGATAGTAGAGGAAAAGCTGATCATGGATGGTTGAATAGTTACCACAGCTTTAGTTTTGCGAATTATTACAACCCCAATCGAATGAATTTTGGTGTTTTGAGAGTCCTAAACGACGATCGAGTAGCAGCCAATAGAGGTTTTGGAAAGCACCCACATGACAATATGGAAATTATCTCTATTCCATTAGAAGGCGACTTGGAACATCAGGACAGTATTGGAACAGTTTCTGTCATTAGAGAAGGCGATGTACAAGTAATGAGTGCAGGAACTGGAATTTTTCATAGTGAAATGAATAAAAATAAAGATAAAGAAGTCAAATTTTTGCAAATATGGGTCTTTCCAAAAGTTAAGAATGTTGAGCCTCGGTATGATCAAATTTCTATTCGGGCAATCGAAGAAAAAAACAAGTTCTACCAAGTATTGTCCCCCAACAAAGACGATCAAGGTGTTTGGATATACCAAGATGCTTGGTTTCATATGGGAAAATTTGAAAAAGGCAAAAAAGATAGCTATTCGATCAAAAAAGAAGGAAATGGTGTCTATATCTTTGTTCTGGAAGGCAATGTTAAAGTCGATGGTCAACAATTAGAACGTCGTGATGGCTATGGGATTTGGGATATAGAAAAATTCAACCTAGAAGCTAGTTCAGATGCCAAAGTTTTGGTCATGGAAGTTCCCATGAATCTCTAA
- a CDS encoding T9SS type A sorting domain-containing protein: MPKLLIFLCIFSCTLTSISAQYYGGSKNDKGVAFCQIDQQFFLAGTTRSFGMGSDDIFVVKVNEAWEDSYHSEWGDIHFDVAGDITATSDGHYLVTGHSWDAPGGRSTVVLAKYNTSSQLIWIAYFGDYHNDYVYSVKETQDGGYLMTGINRAQGDLGAIFLAKTDQNGILLWQKFYDTVTRDSAKDIGMDVVEANDGSLLILATTSSFIGKIANSSEYFGSSASNILVIKTDALGNEIWRKPFGGVKHDFARKIISDGTGHFYIVGSSIEQTNGSFDVIIYKIDSNGDLIWRKNFGGDGYEYGNDIDINANGELLVTGTSSSFSVDEKPDIFVLKLNANGQEIWSTTLGGENSDYGNAGAYLADNSIGILGTSKSHSNQDEDLYFVNISTTDGRILKALNQDNTIENIAPILFPNPTQTYINIDTKTKNQNTTIKFKLYDISGRLIQEEMFQGNSQTIYFNNRLAQGVYVYRIEVNDKGYQGKIIIN; the protein is encoded by the coding sequence ATGCCAAAATTACTAATTTTCCTTTGCATCTTCTCTTGTACTTTAACATCAATAAGTGCCCAATATTATGGTGGTTCTAAAAATGACAAAGGGGTTGCTTTTTGTCAAATTGATCAACAATTTTTTCTTGCTGGTACAACTCGAAGCTTTGGAATGGGAAGTGACGATATTTTTGTTGTAAAAGTTAACGAAGCATGGGAAGATAGTTACCACTCTGAATGGGGAGATATTCACTTTGATGTAGCAGGGGACATTACGGCAACTTCTGACGGACATTATCTTGTAACAGGGCATTCATGGGACGCTCCTGGAGGACGTAGTACGGTCGTTTTGGCTAAATACAATACTTCCAGTCAATTAATTTGGATTGCTTATTTTGGTGACTATCACAACGATTATGTATACAGTGTCAAAGAAACACAAGATGGAGGGTATTTAATGACAGGTATTAATAGAGCACAAGGCGATTTAGGGGCTATTTTCTTAGCTAAAACGGATCAAAACGGTATTTTGCTTTGGCAAAAATTTTATGACACAGTAACAAGGGACTCTGCTAAAGATATAGGTATGGATGTTGTCGAAGCTAATGATGGTTCTCTTCTTATTTTAGCCACAACGAGTTCTTTTATTGGAAAAATAGCCAACTCTTCTGAATATTTTGGTTCTTCAGCGTCTAATATTTTAGTCATTAAAACAGATGCTTTAGGCAACGAAATTTGGAGAAAACCTTTTGGCGGTGTTAAACATGACTTTGCTAGAAAAATTATTTCAGATGGTACGGGTCATTTTTATATTGTAGGTTCTAGCATAGAACAAACCAATGGGAGTTTTGATGTCATTATTTATAAAATAGATAGTAACGGCGATTTGATTTGGCGGAAAAACTTTGGTGGAGATGGCTACGAATATGGCAATGATATTGATATTAATGCCAATGGAGAATTACTGGTTACAGGAACGAGTAGTAGTTTTTCAGTAGATGAAAAGCCAGATATTTTTGTCTTAAAATTAAATGCGAATGGTCAAGAAATCTGGTCAACAACTTTAGGCGGAGAAAATAGTGACTACGGAAATGCGGGAGCATATTTGGCAGATAATTCCATTGGTATTTTAGGCACTTCCAAAAGCCATTCTAATCAAGATGAGGATTTATATTTTGTGAATATATCGACCACTGATGGTCGTATCCTCAAAGCACTCAATCAAGATAACACCATCGAAAATATTGCCCCTATCCTGTTCCCTAATCCAACTCAAACATATATTAATATTGATACCAAAACAAAAAATCAAAATACAACCATCAAATTCAAACTCTACGATATTTCAGGAAGGCTGATTCAAGAAGAAATGTTCCAAGGCAATTCTCAAACCATTTATTTTAACAATCGCTTGGCTCAAGGAGTTTATGTCTATAGGATTGAAGTGAACGACAAAGGCTATCAGGGCAAGATTATTATTAACTAA
- a CDS encoding metallophosphoesterase, whose product MTILRTILWTICLMGSVVVCTNAQDTLTYAFFGHPYQGDPDGKKVDFRLEAMDMSQFDGIWLGGDVGSEAALKYTNLQYLDSLFDLDNPMTHWALGNHDTRNGNLEWIEEFTERPSFYAYSSNGLTVVVLDGNITPLDCEKLNAQYNLVKSVCDTIQSGHLVFLIHHGIAIDVPGVSNPITYAHNEAQNWMAHCYHDSSSYTKSIYPLMVNAKQRGVNVFHIMGDTGSWYKSFHETSVDGVEYLAAGLGNGYRLQTGQTIYAADVAIIFKHVLANNQLTWSFVEINDL is encoded by the coding sequence ATGACGATATTAAGAACTATACTGTGGACGATCTGCTTAATGGGGAGTGTTGTCGTCTGCACAAATGCTCAAGACACATTGACATATGCATTTTTTGGACATCCTTATCAAGGAGATCCTGATGGGAAAAAAGTAGATTTTCGCTTGGAGGCTATGGACATGAGCCAGTTCGATGGTATCTGGTTGGGGGGAGATGTAGGGTCTGAAGCAGCCTTGAAGTATACTAACTTGCAATATTTAGATAGCCTGTTTGACTTAGATAATCCGATGACACATTGGGCATTGGGAAATCATGATACACGAAATGGGAATCTAGAATGGATTGAAGAATTTACAGAACGCCCAAGTTTTTATGCTTATAGTTCGAATGGCTTAACGGTTGTTGTTTTAGATGGAAATATCACACCTTTGGATTGTGAAAAATTAAATGCTCAATATAATTTGGTGAAATCTGTTTGTGACACAATACAGTCAGGTCATTTGGTGTTTTTGATACATCACGGTATTGCTATAGATGTACCAGGAGTATCGAATCCTATTACTTATGCTCATAATGAGGCTCAAAACTGGATGGCACATTGTTATCATGATTCGTCTAGTTATACCAAATCTATCTATCCTTTAATGGTTAATGCCAAACAAAGAGGAGTGAATGTTTTTCACATCATGGGAGACACGGGGTCTTGGTACAAATCATTCCACGAAACTTCGGTTGATGGAGTTGAATACTTAGCCGCAGGATTGGGAAATGGATATAGATTACAAACTGGTCAAACGATTTATGCAGCCGATGTTGCTATTATTTTTAAGCATGTTTTGGCAAACAATCAATTAACTTGGTCTTTTGTTGAAATAAATGATTTATAA
- a CDS encoding YfiT family bacillithiol transferase yields the protein MQNLEKLKFPIGEFSPPIQIDATTITHWITSIEAFPNRLEVLVKNLSIEQRNWKYRPEGWSIKQVVHHCADSHMNSIIRFKLALTETNPNIRPYWENRWAELPDSLDNDLSSALLLLKGLHQKWVFLLKALSTQDLEREFIHPEHDRRFSLKENIGIYAWHCDHHLAHIEQAIKAKGVYN from the coding sequence ATGCAGAATTTAGAAAAACTTAAATTTCCTATTGGTGAATTCTCCCCTCCTATTCAAATAGACGCCACTACCATAACACACTGGATTACGAGTATAGAAGCCTTTCCAAATCGGCTTGAAGTATTGGTCAAAAATTTAAGTATTGAGCAACGAAATTGGAAATATCGTCCCGAAGGTTGGAGTATCAAACAGGTCGTACATCATTGTGCTGATAGCCACATGAATAGCATCATTCGTTTCAAATTAGCATTGACGGAAACAAACCCTAACATTCGCCCTTATTGGGAAAATAGATGGGCAGAGTTACCTGATTCTTTGGACAATGACCTCTCCTCTGCTCTATTGTTACTAAAAGGTTTGCATCAAAAATGGGTTTTTCTTCTAAAAGCATTATCTACTCAAGATTTAGAACGAGAATTCATTCATCCTGAACATGATCGACGTTTTTCTTTAAAAGAAAATATTGGTATTTATGCTTGGCACTGTGACCATCATTTGGCGCATATAGAACAGGCGATTAAAGCGAAAGGAGTTTACAATTAA
- a CDS encoding 2OG-Fe(II) oxygenase, with the protein MNYKQLSDKIWIIDRFLSPKACEDLIFFSETRGFEEAEVSLSSGSKMMKGIRNNYRLIYEDQQLAKELWEKLAPFCPHQIDGWNAVGLNERFRFYRYEKGQRFKRHIDGRFQRNEWEESRITFMVYLNDDFLGGATKFDDISVQPQIGSALCFMHEQKHEGMPILSHAKYVLRSDIMYRKE; encoded by the coding sequence ATGAACTACAAACAATTGAGTGACAAGATATGGATTATAGATCGCTTTTTGTCCCCTAAGGCTTGTGAAGATTTAATTTTTTTTAGTGAAACTAGAGGCTTTGAAGAGGCAGAAGTTAGCCTATCTTCAGGTTCTAAAATGATGAAGGGGATACGCAATAATTATCGCTTGATTTATGAAGATCAACAGTTGGCAAAAGAGCTTTGGGAAAAGTTGGCTCCTTTTTGTCCTCATCAGATAGATGGTTGGAATGCTGTCGGACTAAATGAGCGTTTTCGCTTCTATCGCTACGAAAAAGGACAACGCTTTAAACGACATATTGATGGGCGTTTTCAACGAAATGAATGGGAAGAAAGTCGGATTACATTTATGGTTTACTTAAACGATGACTTTCTTGGCGGAGCAACAAAATTTGATGATATTAGCGTCCAACCTCAAATAGGTTCTGCTCTTTGTTTTATGCACGAACAAAAACATGAGGGCATGCCCATCTTGAGCCATGCTAAATATGTCCTTAGAAGTGACATAATGTATCGGAAAGAATAA
- the kbl gene encoding glycine C-acetyltransferase, protein MFKNVQDALAAEIQDIKDAGLYKEERVITTPQAADIKTNTGAEVINFCANNYLGLSSHPAVIEAAKEAIDTHGYGMSSVRFICGTQDIHKELEQKIADFLGMEDSILYAAAFDANGGVFEPILNKEDAIISDELNHASIIDGIRLCKAARYRYKHNNMDDLEEQLKAAQGARRRLIVTDGSFSMDGTIAQLDKICDLADQYDAMVMIDECHSTGFLGKTGRGVHEYRDVMGRVDIITGTLGKALGGASGGFTAARKEIVEMLRQRSRPYLFSNTVAPSIVGASIKVLDILTESTALRDKLEENTAYFRQEMTAAGFDIIPGDHPIVPIMLYDAVLSQQMADKLLEEGIYVIGFYYPVVPKGKARIRVQISAGHDRHHLEKAVAAFTKVGKELGVIK, encoded by the coding sequence ATGTTTAAGAATGTTCAAGATGCTCTAGCAGCAGAAATACAAGATATAAAAGACGCTGGACTTTACAAGGAGGAACGTGTCATTACAACACCTCAAGCCGCAGATATTAAAACGAACACAGGAGCAGAAGTAATTAACTTTTGTGCCAACAATTATTTGGGCTTGTCTTCTCATCCTGCTGTCATTGAAGCTGCCAAAGAAGCTATTGATACGCATGGGTATGGTATGTCTTCGGTGCGTTTTATTTGTGGAACGCAAGATATTCACAAAGAGTTGGAGCAAAAAATTGCTGACTTTTTGGGTATGGAGGATTCTATTCTTTATGCCGCTGCTTTTGATGCCAACGGAGGTGTCTTCGAACCGATTCTGAATAAAGAAGATGCTATTATTTCAGATGAGTTAAACCATGCTTCTATTATTGATGGAATTCGCTTGTGTAAAGCAGCTCGTTATCGCTACAAACACAATAATATGGATGACTTAGAGGAGCAGTTGAAAGCCGCACAAGGCGCACGCCGTCGTCTTATTGTTACGGATGGTTCGTTTTCTATGGATGGTACGATTGCACAGTTGGACAAAATTTGTGATTTGGCAGATCAGTACGATGCTATGGTTATGATTGACGAATGTCATTCTACTGGCTTTTTGGGAAAGACAGGGCGTGGGGTTCACGAGTATAGAGATGTTATGGGACGAGTAGATATTATTACAGGCACCTTAGGAAAGGCTTTAGGAGGCGCATCGGGTGGATTTACGGCCGCTCGAAAGGAAATTGTAGAAATGTTACGCCAACGTTCTCGCCCATATTTATTCTCTAATACGGTAGCACCTTCTATTGTGGGGGCTTCAATCAAGGTATTGGATATTCTGACAGAAAGCACAGCGTTGAGGGATAAACTAGAAGAGAACACGGCTTATTTCCGTCAGGAAATGACAGCTGCTGGTTTTGATATCATTCCTGGTGATCATCCAATTGTTCCAATTATGTTGTATGATGCTGTTTTGTCACAGCAAATGGCTGATAAATTATTGGAGGAAGGAATTTATGTTATTGGATTTTATTATCCTGTCGTACCTAAAGGAAAGGCAAGAATTCGAGTGCAGATTTCAGCAGGACACGATCGCCATCATTTAGAAAAAGCAGTGGCGGCATTCACGAAAGTAGGTAAAGAATTGGGCGTGATTAAATAA